A region from the Mycolicibacterium phlei genome encodes:
- a CDS encoding carboxyl transferase domain-containing protein, with the protein MRAREVIAAVVDDGSWLSWDTPVTRMPADAEYAAELVAAREKTGLDEAVVTGEARIRGRRVAMLVCDFGFLGGSIGIATGQRLTAAIRRATAERLPLLALPTSGGTRMQEGTAAFLQMVRITDAVVAHKAAGLPYLVYLRHPTTGGVFASWGSLGHLTVAEPGALIGFLGPRVYSALYGEQFPAGVQTAENLYACGLVDAVAPVGCLAGVVDRVLTVLAPPSRAGAAAVHEPACDAGAWETVLASRRPDRPGVRDLLLHTAREVVPLNGTGEGEVDSGLLLALVRFAGAGCVLLGQDRDCGAPLGPAALRQARRGMRLAAELGLPLVTVIDTAGAALSREAEEGGLAGQIARCIADMVALEVPTVAVILGQGTGGGALALLPADRVLVAQHGWLSPLPPEGASAILHHDVAHAPEMAARQGVRAADLFRDHIVDAVIPECPDAADEPRAFCVRVGAAVREALASLAGVSAAERRAARSRRFDRIGQVELAQAG; encoded by the coding sequence GTGAGGGCGCGGGAGGTCATCGCCGCCGTCGTCGACGACGGGTCCTGGCTGTCGTGGGACACGCCGGTGACCCGGATGCCCGCCGACGCGGAGTACGCCGCCGAACTCGTCGCGGCGCGGGAGAAGACCGGGCTGGACGAGGCCGTCGTCACCGGGGAGGCCCGGATCCGCGGCCGCCGCGTCGCGATGCTGGTGTGCGACTTCGGTTTTCTCGGCGGATCGATCGGCATCGCCACCGGGCAGCGGCTGACCGCCGCGATCCGGCGCGCCACCGCCGAACGGCTGCCGCTGTTGGCGCTGCCGACGTCGGGCGGCACCCGCATGCAGGAGGGCACCGCGGCGTTCCTGCAGATGGTGCGCATCACCGACGCCGTCGTCGCGCACAAGGCCGCCGGGCTGCCCTACCTGGTGTATCTGCGGCATCCCACCACCGGCGGGGTGTTCGCGTCGTGGGGGTCGCTCGGGCACCTCACCGTCGCCGAACCGGGCGCGCTGATCGGGTTTCTCGGGCCGCGGGTGTACTCGGCGCTCTACGGCGAGCAGTTCCCGGCCGGGGTGCAGACCGCCGAGAACCTGTACGCCTGCGGCCTCGTCGACGCCGTCGCCCCCGTCGGGTGTCTCGCCGGCGTCGTCGACCGGGTGCTCACCGTGCTGGCACCGCCGTCGCGCGCCGGCGCCGCCGCCGTGCACGAACCGGCGTGCGACGCCGGCGCGTGGGAGACGGTGCTGGCGTCGCGCAGGCCCGACCGGCCGGGCGTGCGCGACCTGCTGCTCCACACCGCGCGAGAAGTGGTGCCGCTCAACGGAACCGGTGAAGGTGAGGTCGACTCGGGGCTGCTGCTGGCGCTGGTGCGGTTCGCCGGTGCGGGCTGCGTGCTGCTGGGCCAGGACCGTGACTGCGGGGCACCGCTGGGGCCCGCGGCGTTGCGGCAGGCGCGACGCGGGATGCGGCTGGCCGCTGAGCTGGGCCTGCCGCTGGTGACCGTGATCGACACCGCGGGCGCGGCGCTGTCGCGGGAGGCCGAGGAGGGTGGGCTGGCCGGGCAGATCGCGCGGTGCATCGCCGACATGGTCGCGCTCGAGGTGCCGACGGTGGCGGTGATCCTGGGCCAGGGCACCGGCGGTGGGGCGCTGGCGCTGCTGCCCGCCGACCGGGTGCTGGTGGCCCAGCACGGCTGGCTGTCGCCGCTGCCACCCGAGGGGGCCAGCGCGATCCTGCACCACGACGTCGCGCACGCCCCCGAGATGGCCGCGCGGCAGGGAGTGCGGGCGGCGGATCTGTTCCGCGACCACATCGTCGACGCGGTGATCCCCGAGTGCCCGGACGCGGCCGACGAGCCGCGGGCGTTCTGCGTGCGGGTCGGCGCCGCGGTGCGCGAGGCACTGGCGTCGCTGGCCGGGGTGTCCGCGGCGGAGCGGCGGGCGGCGCGCAGCAGGCGGTTCGACCGGATCGGGCAGGTGGAGCTGGCGCAGGCCGGGTGA
- a CDS encoding CaiB/BaiF CoA transferase family protein produces MSTQPNSPGPLHGLLVVDLTRALAGPHAAMMLGDLGAEVIKVENPVGGDDTRGWGPPFVQPANGSRESTYFLCANRNKRSVTVDLKTEDGKAALRELIRRADVLMENFRPGVLDRLGFSQQQLGELNPRLVVLSISGFGHDGPEAGRAGYDQIAQGEAGLMSVTGSGPDDIQRVGVPIADLLAGMYGAFGVLAALQERAHTGRGQVVRSSLLSAVVGVHAFQGTKWTVAGQVGEPTGNHHPSICPYGLYNTADGAVQIAVGSEGLWRRFCVGFGLDPNTEGMATNPQRVANQKRVNELVGSVFALYSTDELLARLDEIGVPAGRIRSIREVYEWEQTRSQGLLIDVDHATLGRITLPGPPLRFFDTSGEERTRRTHTAPPVLGADNALLESLRAVAR; encoded by the coding sequence ATGTCAACCCAACCCAACTCCCCCGGCCCGCTGCACGGCCTCCTCGTCGTCGACCTCACCCGCGCCCTGGCCGGCCCGCACGCCGCGATGATGCTCGGCGATCTCGGCGCCGAGGTGATCAAGGTGGAGAACCCCGTCGGCGGCGACGACACCCGCGGCTGGGGGCCACCGTTCGTCCAGCCCGCCAACGGATCTCGCGAGTCGACGTACTTCCTGTGCGCCAACCGCAACAAGCGTTCGGTCACCGTGGACCTGAAGACCGAGGACGGGAAAGCCGCTCTGCGCGAACTGATTCGGCGCGCTGACGTGCTGATGGAGAACTTCCGCCCCGGCGTGCTGGACCGGCTGGGGTTCTCGCAGCAGCAGCTCGGCGAGCTCAACCCGCGGCTGGTGGTGTTGTCGATCAGCGGATTCGGCCACGACGGACCCGAGGCCGGACGGGCCGGTTACGACCAGATCGCCCAGGGCGAGGCCGGGCTGATGTCAGTCACCGGGTCCGGCCCCGACGACATACAGCGCGTGGGCGTGCCGATCGCCGACCTGCTGGCCGGAATGTACGGCGCGTTCGGCGTTCTGGCCGCCCTGCAGGAGCGTGCGCACACCGGCCGCGGCCAGGTGGTGCGCTCGTCGCTGCTGTCCGCGGTCGTCGGCGTGCACGCGTTTCAGGGCACGAAATGGACGGTCGCCGGGCAGGTCGGTGAGCCCACCGGCAACCACCACCCGTCGATCTGCCCGTACGGCCTGTACAACACCGCCGACGGGGCAGTGCAGATCGCCGTCGGCAGCGAAGGGCTCTGGCGCCGGTTCTGCGTGGGTTTCGGGCTGGACCCGAACACCGAGGGGATGGCCACCAATCCGCAGCGGGTGGCCAACCAGAAACGGGTCAACGAGCTCGTCGGCTCGGTGTTCGCGCTGTACTCGACCGACGAGCTGCTCGCCCGGCTCGACGAGATCGGGGTGCCCGCCGGGCGGATCCGCTCCATCCGCGAGGTCTACGAGTGGGAGCAGACGCGGTCGCAGGGCCTGTTGATCGACGTCGACCACGCCACGCTGGGCCGGATCACGCTGCCCGGGCCGCCGCTGCGGTTCTTCGACACATCCGGTGAGGAGCGCACCCGTCGCACCCACACCGCACCGCCGGTGCTGGGCGCCGACAACGCGCTGCTGGAATCGTTGCGGGCGGTGGCGCGGTGA
- a CDS encoding SLC13 family permease — protein sequence MPLELIPILALIAMFVAATLLPINMGALGFVAAFLVGTIAVGMNTDDIIAGFPSDLFLTLVGVTYLFAIAQNNGTVDLMVQGAMRLVRGRVAFIPWVMFGITGVLTALGALGPAAVAIIAPIALTFARQYRINALLMGMMVIHGAQAGGFSPISIYGVTVNNIAAKAELVNSPLTLFLGSLFFNAGIGVLLFIFLGGRKLLGRTVHDEFDEISGGTGGSGSTNGSGAPALSGHGTAASTATLTAPPNTPLSPLPRRSVSFDQVLTLLGVGALALFALVLDLDIGFVAMTVAVVLALASPKAQKGAVSQISWSTVLLIGGVLTFVGVLQEAGTVEWVGNGVAAIGMPLLVALLLCYLGGIVSAFASSVAILGATIPLAVPLLLAGEIGPVGVIVALAISSTIVDVSPFSTNGALVLANAQGVDRDVFYKQILKYSALVVAIGPLIAWAVLVLPGWL from the coding sequence ATGCCGCTCGAATTGATTCCGATACTCGCCCTGATCGCGATGTTCGTGGCGGCGACGCTGCTACCGATCAACATGGGTGCCCTCGGATTCGTCGCCGCCTTCCTGGTCGGCACCATCGCCGTCGGGATGAACACCGACGACATCATCGCCGGGTTTCCCAGCGACCTGTTCCTGACGCTGGTCGGCGTCACCTACCTGTTCGCGATCGCGCAGAACAACGGGACCGTCGACCTGATGGTGCAGGGCGCGATGCGGCTGGTGCGCGGCCGCGTCGCGTTCATCCCGTGGGTGATGTTCGGCATCACCGGTGTGCTCACCGCCCTGGGCGCGCTCGGGCCCGCCGCGGTCGCGATCATCGCGCCGATCGCACTGACGTTCGCCCGGCAGTACCGCATCAACGCGCTGCTGATGGGCATGATGGTCATCCACGGCGCCCAGGCCGGCGGCTTCTCGCCGATCAGCATCTACGGCGTCACCGTCAACAACATCGCAGCCAAGGCCGAGCTGGTGAACAGCCCGCTGACACTGTTCCTCGGCAGCCTGTTCTTCAACGCGGGCATCGGGGTACTGCTGTTCATCTTCCTCGGCGGCCGCAAGCTGCTCGGCCGCACCGTGCACGACGAGTTCGACGAAATCAGCGGCGGGACAGGCGGTTCCGGGTCGACGAACGGGTCGGGTGCGCCAGCGCTGTCCGGGCACGGCACCGCGGCGTCGACGGCCACGCTCACCGCGCCGCCGAACACCCCGCTGAGCCCGCTGCCCCGCCGGTCGGTGTCGTTCGACCAGGTGCTCACGCTGCTCGGGGTGGGCGCGCTGGCGCTGTTCGCGCTGGTGCTCGACCTCGACATCGGCTTCGTGGCGATGACGGTCGCGGTGGTGCTCGCGTTGGCCTCCCCGAAGGCGCAGAAGGGTGCGGTGTCGCAGATCAGCTGGTCGACCGTGCTGCTCATCGGCGGGGTGCTCACGTTCGTCGGCGTGCTACAGGAGGCAGGCACCGTCGAGTGGGTCGGCAACGGGGTGGCCGCGATCGGCATGCCGCTGCTGGTGGCGCTGCTGCTGTGCTACCTCGGAGGCATCGTCTCGGCGTTCGCGTCGTCAGTGGCGATCCTGGGTGCGACGATTCCACTGGCCGTGCCGCTGCTGCTGGCCGGCGAGATCGGTCCGGTGGGAGTGATTGTCGCGCTGGCGATTTCGTCGACCATCGTGGACGTCAGCCCGTTCTCCACCAACGGTGCGCTGGTGCTGGCCAATGCCCAGGGCGTGGACCGCGACGTGTTCTACAAGCAGATCCTCAAGTACAGCGCGCTGGTGGTGGCCATCGGCCCGTTGATCGCATGGGCGGTGCTGGTGCTGCCCGGCTGGCTGTAG
- a CDS encoding FadR/GntR family transcriptional regulator, which yields MAEQLKPVTRPRLYEVIVEQLCAYISQNAMQPGDRLPAERDLAARLGVSRASLSQALVALEVQGVLSVRHGDGAILLRQPTEDGAIRALREHADRIPDIIEAREALEVKLAALAAARRTDAEMAAIDEAIATMEREVDNGERGVVGDEMFHRAITTAAHSSLLAKLMHEISGLVRETRIESLSQENRPRASLEGHRRIADAVRRRDPEAAAQAMAEHIRMVSDVALLRAAESVN from the coding sequence GTGGCTGAGCAACTGAAGCCGGTAACGCGGCCACGGCTGTACGAGGTGATCGTCGAGCAGCTGTGCGCATACATCTCGCAGAACGCCATGCAGCCCGGGGACCGGCTGCCCGCCGAACGCGATCTGGCCGCCCGGCTGGGGGTGAGCCGGGCGTCGCTGAGTCAGGCGCTGGTGGCGCTCGAGGTGCAGGGTGTGCTGTCGGTGCGCCACGGCGACGGGGCGATCCTGCTGCGCCAGCCCACCGAGGACGGCGCCATCCGCGCGCTGCGCGAGCACGCCGACCGCATCCCCGACATCATCGAGGCCCGCGAGGCGCTCGAGGTGAAGCTGGCCGCGCTGGCCGCGGCCCGTCGCACCGACGCCGAGATGGCCGCCATCGACGAGGCCATCGCCACGATGGAGCGCGAGGTGGACAACGGTGAGCGCGGCGTCGTCGGCGACGAGATGTTCCACCGCGCCATCACCACCGCCGCGCACTCGTCGTTGCTCGCCAAGCTGATGCACGAGATCTCCGGGCTGGTCCGCGAGACCCGTATCGAGTCGCTGTCGCAGGAGAACCGGCCGCGCGCGTCGCTGGAGGGGCACCGCCGCATCGCCGACGCGGTGCGCCGCCGCGACCCCGAAGCCGCCGCTCAGGCGATGGCCGAGCATATCCGGATGGTCTCCGATGTCGCGTTGCTGCGCGCCGCCGAATCGGTCAACTGA